A DNA window from Hoplias malabaricus isolate fHopMal1 chromosome 5, fHopMal1.hap1, whole genome shotgun sequence contains the following coding sequences:
- the dnajc16l gene encoding dnaJ homolog subfamily C member 16: MGALLKTWLRQIFWLAALLVLLDYAVSSSEFNPYKILGVSRHTSQAEIKKAYKQLAREWHPDKNRNPGAEDMFIKISKSYEILSNEERRANYDRFGQTDENQHHGQAPQGFRHFHDNFYFDQSFFHFTQSTRDFTDSKHLLHYEHYMNKVLPDSFKRPYLIKITSEWCFTCIHIEPIWKETVQDLELLGVGIGVVDIGYEKRLANHLGAHRTPSILGLINGKVTFFHYAISREYLRQFVESLLPQKMVQKVTDDNYLQFLNGWREENKPSVLLFDTVPTVPLLYKLTAFAYQDFVRFGYVDQGLTETARILQQFNINTYAPTMMLFKENTEKPADVIQSRGMKKQIIDEFVSNNRFLLVPRLVNQKLFDELCPVKQFHRRRKLKIITRITILWLLKAKYSYIYLFPTRSQTLRYSFLNVAKHSQWMDTLLALTPCARSSDEEEEEDVSSSKQDYTGCVLALNGHKKYFCLFRPVFTGDEPENRSSDEDGGGSQTKSRSSSQQRTSNLEIHHKLDRLSLWMERLMEGTLPRHYVPAWPDLDTITPQK, from the exons ATGGGAGCCCTCTTGAAAACATGGCTGAGGCAGATATTCTGGCTGGCTGCTCTTCTGGTGCTCTTGGACTACGCAGTGTCATCCTCTGAATTCAATCCGTATAAAATTCTCGGAGTGTCTAGACATACCAGTCAAGCTGAAATCAAGAAGGCGTACAAGCAGCTTGCAAGGGAGTG GCATCCAGACAAGAATAGAAATCCAGGGGCAGAAGATATGTTTATCAAGATTTCTAAGTCGTATGAG ATCCTGTCAAATGAGGAGCGGAGAGCAAACTATGACCGGTTTGGTCAGACAGATGAGAACCAGCACCACGGTCAAGCACCACAGGGCTTCCGGCACTTCCATGACAACTTCTATTTTGACCAGTCCTTCTTTCATTTTACACAGTCTACTCGAGACTTCACAGACAGCAAACACCTTCTACACTACGAACATTACATGAACAAGGTGTTGCCTGATAGCTTCAAGAGGCCCTACCTGATAAAGATTACATCCGAGTGGTGTTTCACCTGCATCCACATTGAGCCGATATGGAAAGAAACGGTTCAGGACTTGGAGCTGTtag gtgtggGGATTGGTGTAGTGGACATTGGGTATGAGAAGCGCCTGGCCAACCACCTTGGTGCCCATCGTACCCCATCCATTCTGGGACTTATTAATGGAAAAGTGACCTTCTTCCATTATGCTATATCCAGGGAGTACCTGaggcagtttgtggaaagccttcTGCCACAGAAGATGGTGCAAAAG gTTACAGATGATAACTACTTGCAGTTTCTGAACGGCTGGCGTGAAGAAAACAAACCTAGTGTACTACTGTTTGACACAGTTCCTACAGTGCCTTTACTATATAAA CTCACAGCATTTGCTTATCAGGATTTTGTGAGGTTTGGGTATGTAGACCAGGGTCTGACAGAGACGGCACGCATCCTCCAGCAGTTCAATATCAACACATATGCTCCCACCATGATGCTGtttaaggagaacacagagaaaCCTGCTGATGTCATACAG TCTAGAGGAATGAAAAAGCAGATCATCGATGAATTTGTCTCTAACAATCGTTTCCTACTGGTGCCACGGCTGGTGAACCAGAAACTTTTTGATGAGCTGTGTCCAGTCAAACAGTTCCACCGCCGCCGGAA ACTCAAAATTATCACCAGAATTACAATCTTGTGGTTACTTAAAGCGAAGTattcttacatttatttatttccaaccAGGTCACAGACTCTTCGCTACTCCTTTTTGAATGTGGCAAAGCACAGCCAGTGGATGGACACACTCTTGGCTTTGACACCTTGTGCTAGGTCTTCAGacgaagaggaagaagaggacgTGTCTTCCTCTAAACAAGACTACACCGGCTGTGTGCTGGCACTAAATGGCCACAAGAAATACTTTTGCCTCTTTAGGCCTGTGTTCACAGGGGACGAGCCGGAAAACAGGTCTTCTGATGAGGACGGTGGAGGTTCTCAGACAAAGTCCAGATCCAGCTCTCAACAACGGACATCCAATCTGGAGATCCATCACAAATTGGACCGGCTCAGTCTGTGGATGGAGAGGCTGATGGAGGGCACCCTGCCCAGGCACTATGTTCCAGCTTGGCCTGATCTGGACACCATCACTCCTCAGAAATGA
- the cdab gene encoding cytidine deaminase b, protein MVNEPKKGSARVKGMIWQSLEAREYAYCPYGNFRVGAALLTHDERVVAVTCEHFSPCGGCRQFTREFGGSWDMYLSKPDGSYMEMTVEGLQSVSFGAEALNMKKAHSIPNYSK, encoded by the exons ATGGTGAATGAGCCAAAGAAAGGCTCTGCCAGGGTCAAGGGCATGATCTGGCAGTCTTTGGAGGCCAGGGAGTACGCATACTGCCCCTACGGCAACTTCCGAGTGGGGGCTGCCCTCCTAACCCACGATGAGAGAGTGGTTGCAG tgacGTGTGAACATTTCTCTCCCTGTGGAGGCTGTAGGCAGTTCACGAGAGAA TTTGGAGGCAGCTGGGACATGTATCTGTCCAAACCGGATGGTTCCTACATGGAGATGACCGTTGAGGGACTGCAGTCTGTATCCTTCGGTGCAGAGGCCTTAAACATGAAGAAGGCGCATTCCATTCCAAATTATTCTAAATGA